In Eubalaena glacialis isolate mEubGla1 chromosome 4, mEubGla1.1.hap2.+ XY, whole genome shotgun sequence, one DNA window encodes the following:
- the SYNPO gene encoding synaptopodin isoform X4, giving the protein MEGSSEEASLLRHLEKVASEEEEVPLVVYLKENAALLTANGLHLSQNREAQQTPPTPPPAEVHSPATDASQNLPSPGATLITPASNSNHNPPATDVDQNPPATVTPQSLPLSSVQQNSSEAQLPPKGAVPDFKPSTPCAGGQPQEPAAEVRSSTLLIDKVSAPPTTTSTFSREVTPISSSRPPAPDFMSSSLLIDVQLGAPVVSTEQEMSGRAAATTPIKLYSEVHLTLAKPPSVVNRTARPFGIQAPGGTSQMERSPMVERRHLGEKGPAPRPPSVADRSPRPQRHVMSHSPMLERRPVAQRSPALERRPLGNFTPPPTYAETLSTAPLTSRVRSPPSYSALYPSSDPKPSHLKGQAVPASKTGILEESIARRGSRKSMFTFVEKPKVTPNPDLLDLVQTADEKRRQRDQGEMGVEEEPFALGAEASNFQQEPAPRDRASPAGAEEIVPEWASCLKSPRIQAKPKPKPNQNLSEASGKGAELYARRQSRMEKYVIESSGNAERARCPSPTMSLPSCWKYPTNAPGGFRVASRSPARTPPASLYHGYLPENGVLRPEPSRQPPCQLRPSLFVLSPIKEPAKSSPTATSPAKPSSLDLAPSLPKAALPPSPALPRPSRSSPGLYTSPGQDGLRPTAVSPTYSSDVSPVSPSRAWSPRAKQAPRPSFSTRNAGIEAQDRRENLPTSPPWTPGASRPPSSLDGWVSPGPWEPGRGSSLSSPPPLPPPPPPPMSPSWSERSVSPLRPETEARPPSRQLQALLARNIINAARRKSASPRPAGAESLRPFSPPRALPPPPPPPRMRSPLPARPGQAADPGATFAPIPRSPLPAGPSPCASPRSPLPAPPRPFPYRRSPTDSDVSLDSEDSGAKSPGILGYNICPRGWNGSLRLKRGSLPTEASCTT; this is encoded by the exons ATGGAGGGCTCCTCAGAGGAAGCCAGCTTGCTGCGGCACCTGGAGAAAGTGGCCAGTGAGGAAGAGGAGGTACCACTGGTGGTTTATTTAAAGGAGAACGCGGCCCTGCTGACGGCCAATGGGCTCCACCTGTCCCAGAACCGAGAAGCCCAGCAGACCCCTCCAACTCCACCTCCGGCGGAGGTCCACAGCCCAGCCACAGATGCCAGCCAAAACCTTCCCTCGCCTGGCGCCACACTCATCACGCCAGCTTCCAACAGCAACCACAACCCGCCAGCCACAGATGTCGATCAGAACCCACCGGCAACTGTCACCCCGCAGAGCCTGCCACTGTCCAGCGTCCAACAGAATTCTTCAGAGGCACAGCTCCCGCCGAAGGGTGCAGTGCCAGATTTCAAACCCAGCACCCCGTGTGCTGGTGGGCAGCCCCAGGAGCCAGCTGCGGAGGTGAGATCCAGCACCCTACTAATTGATAAGGTATCAGCTccacctaccaccaccagcaccttcTCCAGAGAAGTTACTCCCATCTCcagctccaggcccccagccccagatTTCATGTCCAGCTCCCTGCTCATTGATGTCCAGCTTGGTGCCCCAGTGGTGTCCACAGAACAAGAGATGTCCGGGCGGGCAGCTGCCACCACGCCCATCAAACTGTACAGCGAGGTCCACCTCACGCTGGCCAAGCCCCCATCTGTGGTCAACAGGACGGCCAGGCCCTTTGGGATTCAGGCGCCAGGCGGCACCAGCCAGATGGAACGAAGCCCCATGGTAGAGAGACGACATCTTGGAGAGAAGGGTCCCGCTCCCCGGCCCCCCAGCGTGGCAGACAGGAGCCCTCGGCCACAGAGACACGTCATGTCCCATAGCCCCATGCTGGAGAGGAGGCCCGTGGCACAGCGAAGCCCCGCCTTGGAGAGACGCCCCTTGGGGAacttcaccccacccccaacctatGCCGAGACCTTGTCCACGGCCCCCCTGACTTCCCGGGTTAGGTCTCCCCCCTCCTACTCTGCCCTGTACCCCAGCTCCGACCCCAAGCCTTCTCATCTAAAGGGCCAGGCAGTTCCTGCCAGCAAGACGGGCATTTTGGAGGAGTCGATAGCCCGCAGGGGCAGCCGGAAATCCATGTTCACCTTCGTGGAGAAGCCCAAGGTGACCCCGAATCCAGACCTGCTGGATCTGGTACAGACAGCAGACGAGAAGCGGAGGCAGAGGGACCAGGGGGAGATGGGCGTGGAGGAGGAGCCCTTCGCTCTGGGGGCCGAGGCCTCCAACTTCCAGCAGGAGCCCGCACCCCGGGACAGGGCCAGCCCCGCAGGTGCCGAGGAGATTGTCCCCGAGTGGGCCTCATGCCTCAAGTCACCGCGCATCCAGGCCAAGCCCAAGCCCAAACCAAACCAGAACCTCTCCGAGGCCTCTGGGAAGGGGGCTGAGCTCTACGCCCGCCGCCAGTCCCGCATGGAGAAGTACGTCATCGAGTCTTCGGGCAACGCGGAACGGGCCCGCTGCCCTTCACCCACTATGTCCCTGCCTTCGTGCTGGAAGTACCCCACCAACGCGCCTGGCGGCTTCCGAGTGGCGTCCCGAAGCCCGGCTCGGACCCCACCTGCCTCCCTCTATCATGGCTACCTGCCTGAGAACGGGGTCTTGCGCCCAGAGCCCTCCAGGCAGCCACCCTGCCAGCTGCGGCCCTCGCTCTTTGTCCTCTCACCCATCAAGGAACCTGCCAAGTCCTCGCCCACTGCCACCTCGCCTGCCAAGCCGAGCTCCCTGGACCTGGCGCCCAGCCTGCCCAAGGCGGCCCTCCCACCGTCGCCTGCCCTGCCTCGGCCCTCCCGCTCCTCCCCAGGCCTCTACACCTCCCCTGGCCAGGATGGCCTCCGGCCCACTGCCGTGAGCCCTACCTACAGCAGTGATGTCTCGCCCGTGTCTCCCTCCAGGGCGTGGTCTCCCCGAGCCAAGCAAGCCCCCAGGCCCTCCTTCTCCACCCGGAATGCCGGGATCGAGGCTCAG GACCGCCGAGAGAACCTGCCCACCTCCCCGCCCTGGACGCCGGGCGCGTCCCGGCCCCCCAGCAGCCTGGACGGCTGGGTGAGCCCGGGGCCGTGGGAGCCGGGCCGCGGGAGCAGCTTGAGCAGCcccccgccgctgccgccgccgccgccgccgcccatgTCCCCCTCTTGGAGCGAGCGCTCCGTATCCCCTCTGCGACCTGAGACCGAGGCGCGGCCCCCCAGCCGCCAGCTGCAGGCGCTCCTGGCGCGAAACATCATCAACGCGGCCCGGCGCAAGAGCGCCTCCCCGCGGCCGGCGGGCGCTGAGAGCCTTCGGCCCTTCTCCCCGCCGAGAGCGCTgccaccgccgccaccgccgccgcgcATGCGCTCGCCCCTACCGGCCCGACCCGGCCAGGCCGCGGACCCCGGGGCAACGTTCGCTCCCATCCCCCGGAGCCCGCTGCCCGCCGGGCCCTCGCCGTGCGCCAGTCCCCGGAGCCCGCTGCCCGCGCCGCCCAGGCCCTTCCCCTACCGCCGCTCGCCCACGGACTCCGATGTGTCCCTCGACTCCGAGGACTCTGGGGCTAAGTCGCCCGGCATCCTCGGCTACAACATCTGTCCCCGCGGGTGGAACGGCAGCCTGAGGCTCAAGCGTGGTAGCCTACCCACGGAGGCCTCCTGCACCACCTAA